From Choloepus didactylus isolate mChoDid1 chromosome 23 unlocalized genomic scaffold, mChoDid1.pri SUPER_23_unloc2, whole genome shotgun sequence, a single genomic window includes:
- the LOC119524992 gene encoding uncharacterized protein LOC119524992 produces the protein MAPLLLLLLLLADLLRSARLCSTRSPLGAPERAHGPDQCLASGRELAAIERSPRVCGGDCSDPGLRRLPCGPCQEERSQETGAGRGLGEAAPELHLPLGSPGTEARAAARPADTRAGGSARPSALGLAPGSPGGERGGRSQTVGPGPRAGSKRAPGHGAAGKMTAGSCALFLLLSLSGSLRDVTFCLNYLKSFRNMSAHLRSLHGVVTEVPRSPKDC, from the exons ATGGcgccgctgctgctgctcctgctccttCTGGCCGACCTGCTCAGGTCAG CCAGACTGTGCAGCACCAGGTCACCGCTAGGGGCGCCAGAGCGCGCACATGGGCCTGACCAGTGCCTGGCCTCAGGAAGGGAACTGGCAGCCATTGAGAGGTCCCCGCGGGTGTGCGGAGGGGACTGCAGTGACCCAGGCCTGAGGAGGCTTCCTTGTG GCCCCTGTCAGGAGGAGCGATCGCAGGAGacgggcgcggggcggggcctcGGCGAGGCGGCCCCGGAGCTTCACCTGCCGCTGGGATCCCCAGGAACTGAGGCGCGGGCTGCTGCGAGGCCGGCGGACACACGGGCTGGAGGGAGCGCGCGGCCGTCCGCACTTGGCCTGGCTCCGGGGAGCCCGGGCGGCGAGCGCGGCGGACGCAGCCAGACTGTGGGCCCCGGACCCCGGGCAGGCAGCAAGCGGGCTCCTGGGCACGGCGCGGCGGGGAAAATGACCGCGGGCTCCTGCGCGCTCTTCCTGCTGCTCTCGCTCTCCGGCTCGCTCCGG GATGTGACCTTCTGCTTGAATTATCTCAAGAGCTTTAGAAATATGAGTGCACACCTGAG